A genome region from Vicia villosa cultivar HV-30 ecotype Madison, WI unplaced genomic scaffold, Vvil1.0 ctg.000011F_1_1, whole genome shotgun sequence includes the following:
- the LOC131621852 gene encoding DNA topoisomerase 6 subunit B: MGGSSESPIESKKSNSKTPRKPKETVLKQKSPAEFFAENKNIAGFDNPGKSLYTTVRELVENALDSAESISELPVVEITIEEIVRSKFNSMIGLVDRERIDAALYDDFETVKAREKRLAKEARAQELQAKNASLGKKVKDTPASKGIKGRGEASFYRVTCKDNGKGMPHDDIPNMFGRVLSGTKYGLKQTRGKFGLGAKMALIWSKMSTGLPIEISSSMKKQSYTSFCRLDIDIHKNIPHIHLHEKRANEPHWHGAEIQVVIEGNWTTYRSKILHYMRQMAVITPYAQFQFKFVTDVPDKNVTVRFARRTDVMPPIPLETKHHPSSVDLLLIKRLITETSKQNLLQFLQHEFVNISKPHAERLIGEMGPDFSSKMAVKSLTSQQLVRIHQLFRQAKFDDPSGHCLSPAGEYNLRLGIIKELHPDMVATYSGSAQVFEGHPFIVEAGISIGGKDVKQGLNIFRFANRIPLLFEQGADVVTRTALKRINWNNYKINQVQDKIGVFVSIVSTKIPFKGTGKEYIGDDITEIASAVKSALQQCCIQLKSKIVKRLQAREQQERKRNLSRYIPDASGAIYNVLKQMIPSQPSKKIRYGDDEELLRKVSDNLVTKETLSEKLAKHVEQVDYEMALEYATQSGVSEEPKETIYIQSLEAENKTIDLHTPLFVFRIFQ, translated from the exons ATGGGAGGAAGCAGTGAAAGTCCAATTGAATCGAAGAAATCCAACTCCAAAACCCCTCGAAAACCAAAAGAAACTGTTCTCAAACAGA AATCTCCGGCTGAGTTCTTTGCAGAGAACAAGAACATCGCAGGATTTGATAAT CCTGGAAAATCTTTGTATACTACTGTTAGAGAATTAGTGGAGAATGCACTTGATTCGGCGGAATCGATATCGGAGCTTCCAGTTGTTGAAATAACTAT TGAGGAGATAGTTAGAAGTAAATTTAATTCTATGATTGGTCTTGTTGACCGTGAACGTATTGATGCAGCACTGTATGATGATTTTGAAACCGTAAAGGCTCGTGAG AAACGCTTAGCAAAAGAAGCTCGTGCTCAAGAATTACAAGCAAAAAATGCTTCCCTTGGAAAGAAGGTGAAAGATACTCCGGCCTCAAAGGGTATCAAGGGCCGAGGTGAGGCTTCATTTTACAGAGTTACATGCAAG GATAATGGAAAAGGAATGCCACATGATGACATCCCAAATATGTTTGGTCGAG TTCTATCTGGGACAAAGTATGGCTTGAAACAGACTCGGGGAAAGTTTGGTCTTGGTGCGAAGATG GCACTAATATGGTCCAAAATGAGTACCGGACTTCCTATTGAGATCTCTTCATCGATGAAAAAGCAAAGTTATACTTCATTTTGCAGGCTAGATATTGACATTCACAA GAATATTCCTCATATACATTTACATGAAAAGCGGGCGAACGAACCACATTGGCATGGAGCTGAAATTCAAGTTGTCATAGAGGGTAACTGGACAACTTACCGT TCGAAAATCTTACATTACATGCGGCAAATGGCTGTTATCACCCCTTATGCGCAGTTTCAATTTAAATTCGTGACAGATGTGCCTGA CAAGAATGTAACTGTAAGGTTTGCTCGCAGAACAGATGTAATGCCACCCATTCCCTTGGAGACAAAACATCATCCATCATCTGTTGATTTGCTGCTAATTAAACGACTTATTACTGAAACTTCGAAGCAAAACCTTTTACAGTTTCTTCAGCATGAATTTGTAAATATCAGTAAACCCCATGCTGAAAGATTGATAG GAGAAATGGGTCCTGATTTCAGCTCAAAAATGGCTGTGAAGTCTCTAACATCACAGCAACTAGTACGCATTCATCAGTTGTTTCGTCAAGCCAAATTTGATGATCCTAGTGGTCAT TGTCTTAGCCCTGCTGGCGAATACAATCTTCGACTAGGAATTATAAAAGAGCTTCACCCAGACATGGTTGCAACATATTCAGGCAG TGCTCAAGTATTTGAAGGCCACCCTTTCATTGTGGAAGCAGGAATCAGTATAGGTGGAAAAGATGTCAAGCAA GGTTTGAATATATTTCGTTTTGCCAATAGAATTCCCCTACTTTTTGAGCAAGGTGCCGATGTTGTCACCAGGACTGCACTTAAAAGAATCAA CTGGAATAATTACAAGATTAACCAGGTACAAGACAAGATTGGTGTCTTTGTAAGCATTGTGAGCACAAAAATCCCATTTAAAGGAACTGGAAAAGAATACATTGGAGATGATATAACCGAGATTGCTTCTGCTGtcaag TCTGCTCTTCAACAGTGTTGTATCCAATTAAAATCCAAGATTGTGAAAAGGTTGCAGGCCCGTGAGCAGCAGGAAAGAAAACGAAACCTAAGCAG GTATATTCCTGATGCTAGTGGGGCAATATACAATGTATTGAAACAAATGATACCATCACAGCCATCAAAGAAGATTCGTTATGGGGATGATGAAGAACTACTAAGAAAAGTCTCCGACAATTTGGTTACCAAAGAAACATTGAGCGAAAAGCTTGCTAAACATGTTGAACAG GTGGATTATGAAATGGCATTGGAGTATGCCACGCAGAGTGGAGTTAGCGAGGAACCCAAGGAAACAATATACATTCAATCATTGGAAGCTGAAAATAAGACGATTGACTTACACACTCCATTATTTGTTTTCAGAATCTTTCAGTAG